The following proteins are encoded in a genomic region of Fundulus heteroclitus isolate FHET01 unplaced genomic scaffold, MU-UCD_Fhet_4.1 scaffold_185, whole genome shotgun sequence:
- the LOC118558948 gene encoding zinc finger and SCAN domain-containing protein 2-like: MSSVQHLREFIRERLTAAAEEIFSEVEKTIVRYEEELHGLRRMMAISWKPELKLSRTAMELQIQSSDLQKPHVSMEEEASSIQQLCNQRRRSSHDQEEAEPQWIKEEDMELGSSWVKEEQREREPLIEDQQDPEVPLIEKEKKGPDSSRLKHEQQDPEHLATRMDQEDVCSSQGGEQLVQKQSVALMETFTLQEREGEPGTEQLSLHISPVVQTKDQEGSSSTGSQNQSFTDNKKISCPKCLKLLKCLKCDVCGKSCKSKSLLKEHYRTHTGERPFPCQTCGKSFTRMCHLNRHKRIHTGERPLPCQTCGKCFSRLDCLNVHKKTHIGESVFS, from the exons atgtcttcagttcagcatctgagagagtttatcagagagcgactaactgctgctgctgaagaaatctTCTCAGAGGTTGAGAAAACCATCGTCCGCTACGAGGAGGAGCTCCATGGTCTCCGCAGGATGATGGCTATCAGCTGGAAACCAGAACTGAAGCTGAGCAGAACCGCCATGGAGCTGCAGATACAAAGTTCTG ACCTCCAGAAGCCACATGTCTCCATGGAGGAGGAAGCTTCTTCCATCCAACAGCTCTGCAACCAGAGGAGAAGGTCCAGTCATGACCAGGAGGAAGCAGAACCTCAGTGGATTAAAGAAGAAGACATGGAGCTTGGGTCTTCATGGGTTAAAGAGGAACAAAGGGAACGGGAACCACTAATTGAAGACCAACAGGACCCAGAAGTTCCACTGattgagaaagaaaagaagggaCCAGATTCTTCTAGGCTTAAACATGAACAACAGGATCCTGAACATTTAGCAACTAGAATGGATCAGGAGGATGTCTGCAGCAGTCAGGGGGGAGAGCAGCTTGTCCAGAAGCAGTCTGTTGCTCTAATGGAGACCTTTACCCTTCAGGAACGTGAAGGAGAACCAGGAACTGAGCAGCTTTCCCTTCATATCTCTCCTGTAGTTCAGACCAAAGACCAGGAAGGAAGCAGCTCCACTGGGtcacagaatcagtctttcacTGACAATAAGAAAATATCTTGTCCAAAATGTCTAAAACTtctaaaatgtctaaaatgtgATGTTTGCGGGAAGTCTTGTAAGAGcaagagtttattgaaagaacattacagaacccacacaggtgagaggccttTTCCTTGTCAGACATGCGGTAAAAGTTTCACTCGAATGTGTCATTTAAATAGACAcaagagaatccacacaggtgagagaCCTTTGCcttgtcagacatgtggaaaatgtttctcTCGACTGGATTGTTTAAATGTTCACAAGAAAACACACATAGGTGAGAGTGTTTTTTCATAA